The following coding sequences are from one Paenibacillus tundrae window:
- the hisJ gene encoding histidinol-phosphatase HisJ: protein MRIDYHTHHERCGHAVGKLEEYVKRGVDIGLSQIGLSDHMPLLHVDPANYYPEMAMPMDELPRYVEECFSLKEKYRGQIDVRVGLEGDYIEGWENEIRAIIERYPWDYVIGSVHFLGEWDITDFRQTYHWEGRNVLEVYRQYYDAVSKAAATGMYDIMGHTDVIKRFGFSPAPKEVDERIALENAALQAIAKSGCAMELNASGLSKPCAEMFPGRRMLTKAIELGIPLTLGSDAHDPLKLGDYLPEAEALLRELGCTEVAVFESRRRSFVPLNGGDSRV, encoded by the coding sequence GTGCGAATAGACTATCATACACATCATGAGCGGTGTGGTCATGCCGTTGGTAAGTTGGAAGAGTATGTGAAGCGTGGCGTAGACATTGGGCTATCCCAGATTGGGCTGTCTGATCATATGCCGTTACTCCATGTAGATCCAGCCAATTATTATCCCGAGATGGCTATGCCGATGGATGAACTTCCACGCTATGTTGAGGAATGTTTCTCCCTGAAAGAGAAATATCGTGGTCAGATCGATGTACGTGTCGGTCTGGAGGGCGATTACATTGAAGGCTGGGAGAATGAGATTCGAGCGATTATTGAACGGTATCCGTGGGATTATGTCATTGGATCTGTGCATTTCCTGGGCGAATGGGATATTACCGACTTTCGTCAAACGTATCACTGGGAAGGGCGTAACGTGTTGGAGGTGTATCGCCAGTACTATGATGCGGTGAGTAAGGCAGCTGCAACGGGAATGTATGACATTATGGGACATACGGACGTCATCAAGCGATTCGGCTTCTCCCCTGCACCTAAGGAGGTAGATGAGCGTATTGCATTGGAGAATGCTGCTCTGCAAGCGATTGCTAAGAGCGGCTGTGCAATGGAGCTTAACGCCTCAGGGTTATCGAAGCCCTGTGCTGAGATGTTTCCTGGACGGCGGATGCTGACGAAAGCGATTGAGCTAGGTATCCCGTTAACGCTTGGTTCGGACGCGCATGATCCTTTGAAGCTGGGGGATTACCTACCTGAGGCAGAAGCACTCTTGCGTGAGTTGGGGTGCACCGAGGTGGCTGTCTTTGAAAGTCGCCGTCGCTCTTTCGTTCCTTTAAATGGAGGAGACAGTAGAGTATAA
- a CDS encoding ribose-phosphate diphosphokinase, whose product MQQSLRIFSGSSNPKLAEQVCDKLGVQLGKIKLSRFKSGEIYVHYEETIRNCDVFLIQSLSNPINELFVELLVMIDAAKRASARTVNIIVPYYGYARQERKSAPREPISAKMVADVLTTAGANRVVTIDLHAAAIQGFFNIPVDHMTSLDLISEYLLSKGIEHPVVVSPDAGRASMAEKLANRLDSPFAIMIKKRPSHNESIITHVIGDVEGRTPIIIEDLIDTGTTILNVVEGLKERGSNNVYVCATHGLFSDGALAKLNHPSIAEVVVTDSIALPDDHPECFKVLPVAPMLARAIRIIVDGGSMATLFKDSGI is encoded by the coding sequence ATGCAGCAATCGTTACGTATTTTTTCCGGTTCATCGAACCCGAAGCTGGCAGAACAAGTATGCGACAAGCTGGGAGTACAGCTAGGCAAGATCAAGCTGTCCCGGTTCAAGAGCGGAGAGATATACGTTCACTATGAAGAGACTATTCGTAACTGTGATGTGTTTCTAATTCAGTCGTTGTCTAACCCGATTAATGAGCTGTTCGTTGAACTGCTCGTTATGATCGATGCTGCGAAGCGAGCTTCTGCTCGGACAGTGAACATCATCGTTCCCTATTATGGATATGCTCGTCAGGAGCGTAAGTCAGCCCCGCGCGAACCGATCTCAGCCAAAATGGTTGCCGATGTGTTGACCACGGCTGGAGCGAACCGGGTTGTGACGATTGACCTCCATGCAGCAGCTATCCAAGGATTCTTCAATATTCCGGTGGATCATATGACATCATTAGATTTAATCAGTGAGTATTTGCTAAGCAAAGGTATTGAACATCCAGTTGTTGTCTCCCCGGATGCTGGGCGTGCCTCTATGGCAGAGAAGCTAGCGAACCGGCTGGATTCACCTTTTGCTATCATGATCAAGAAGAGACCAAGCCATAACGAATCTATCATTACCCATGTCATTGGTGATGTTGAAGGTCGCACACCGATCATTATTGAGGATCTGATTGATACAGGCACGACCATTCTGAATGTCGTTGAGGGACTCAAGGAGCGCGGCTCCAATAATGTATACGTATGTGCTACACACGGGTTGTTCTCCGATGGAGCATTAGCGAAACTCAATCATCCTTCGATAGCTGAGGTGGTTGTTACCGATTCAATTGCACTGCCAGATGATCATCCTGAGTGCTTCAAAGTATTACCCGTTGCTCCGATGCTGGCAAGAGCCATTCGTATTATCG